Sequence from the Triticum urartu cultivar G1812 unplaced genomic scaffold, Tu2.1 TuUngrouped_contig_4392, whole genome shotgun sequence genome:
atttgtgttgccgattatcctccttctcacccacgccggcgatggcctcggtgttcaaacaaaacaacaaaaatatgtgttgaatatggttaatcctaaggcgtctctctccctctctcctccctctccctctctgtctctctcactCGCTTTCTCTCACTCTCGCGATGAGAAATTTGTTGTTTTCCCTTGCGacatttttcagaggtatgcatgtgtagttattGATATTTTCTTTTCCGTATATCGTTATAGTGGGATGTTTATTTGTAATCCGGATCGCCGCCGGTATGAAAAAAAAACAAATCTTgcgctataaattataagtttgcttccataacaatattttaaaaatatttaacgggtaaaattaacatcatatttagattccacacatttttctaataaaatttcatatataatatgttaaaatcaaagttatggtttaaaagatacagataatttagaaaatcatttggtttgacttaaatatattccaaaataatatttaaaaatacttaacaggtaaaaataatctcatattcatattctacatatttttctaatcaaatttcatatatagcatgttcaaatcggagttacggtttaaaagatatggatgattttaaaaagcatttgtttgatttaaatatgatccgcggatgaatttcgggttttcaaaaaatgtaaaataaGGGTTCGGGTGTGATTTAAATCCGGACGGCGGGTTGATTTCAAGAAAAGACAGGGACTTGTAAAATACGAACATAACGATTCGTTTTAACTTAAAACAGGACTCCAGGTTAAATTCTCTGAAATAGAGGGACTTTTCTGAAAAATGCCATGACGGACGAAAGAAACtcaatttgctttattattaggtaaagataaagATATGTCTAAAATATAAACGTTTTGTTCGGTTAGTATGATATCCGTTGTGTTTGCATGAATTTTATTCGGTTTGTTAAAAGAGTGTTTGAAATCAGCATCCACGAACTGATCCTCTGTCCGCGGATATATCCCGGAGCAAATTTGCAGGTCGCCGTAGCAGGAGGAGGCACACACGCGCTATATGACCCAGTGGTGTCGGGTGTTTCAACAGTGAACGAAATACTAAAGTCTGAATTCCCCTTTCTCCTTCTCTGTCCCTGTCTCTTCCTCTCCACACAACTTTTGAGTGTTTTACTTAACTGCGTCGTTCTATACCCGGGGTTCTCATCTCCCAGGGATCCGGGAGACCGGGACCTCAAACTCAAATCAGCGTGAACCCATCTGGAATCGGAATCTACACCTGTCTGGCTGTGGTAAACGCACGGAATCTACCGCAAGTAGTGGCGCAGGATTCCACACAAATGGCAATTCTGTATCGTCCACAAGTGCTCCGTAGAAAGCTAGTCCGTTTTTGCCCTCTTGCCGTGAAAACTTGCCACTGAGAGCTACCAGCAAAAATCTGCATTTCCATGCATCACTTGCACTGTCGCGCTCGTGTTTACAAGGGAATTCACGACTCTGGAGCCATCCATGCAACGTGAGCAAAGCATGCAGACATTATCTCCCGTCAGACAAGAATTCTGATCGCAGTTCATTGGTCCCACACCTGGTCATTGACTCATGATCTTCATTGATTGATTTTCTTGTACTACTATACATGTAATAGCATCTCCCCGGACATTGGAGAATTGATCGTCGTCGTCAACAAGCACATCTATAGTGCCAAGTTCTGTGAATTCTGAAGCAACTAGCTGCTACTACGCTCTGAAAACCACACCTTTGTTGTAAATGGTATGATCTCCATGACAGATTCCCAGTCCCATGGATTACTAGCCTATGTACAACCCCGCGGACGTGCGCATGCCGCTGTGGGCAACTCCATTGCTGCAAACGGATGGATTCGCATTGGCATCAGTGATCATGGCACTTCATCTCCTCCATCACCAGCGTCTGGCGGCCGTTGTTGCGCACCAAGAAGCGCAGGGCCAGCTCGTAGGCCGAGAAGATGGCGCCGTTGACGACGAACGCCCGCGCCACGGCCGTGCCGAGGCCGCGCCACAGCACCGGGAGCCCCTCCTCCCTCACGCTCTGCCGGAAGCAGTCGACGACGCCGCGGTACCTCGGCGAGGGCGGGTGCGTCTGCGTCTGCGCCTGCAGCCGCGACTTCACCACGTCCAGCGGGTAGCAGCAGACCCAGCTGGCGACGCCCGCGAGGCCGCCGGACACGAGCATGGTGGCGAGGCTCTCCTGCCCCGTGCTCCGGCAGCCCGGGTGCAGCCGCTCCCGCGCGTACTCGTACGTCCAGAAGTAGACGCCGTGCGACGGCGCGTCCCGGAGCGCGGTGACCGTGAGCCCGCGGTATATGCCGCGCAGGCCCTCCCTCCGCATGATGTCCCGGGCCATGTCCACCGGCCCCTGGCGCttccgccccgccgcctccagcTGCAGCCTGATCTTGACGAGCTCCACGGGGGACAGGATCAGCGTCTGCAGCGCTCCCGTGCCCACGCCGGCGAGTGCCACGCTTGTGTAGGAGGGGGGCTCGGAGGTGGACATCCGTCGATCCAGCGACCGCGAGAGGATCGCGTAAACTTGGAAGACCATTGCATTCTGCGACATAAAATTTTGAACTCAGTTTCTGACATGATTTCTAGTTTTCTACCGCAAATACAGCACAGGCACTGTTATGTGTTCAAGTGCAGGCTTGCAAATGTCATTGGCTAAATGGCCAATGTTAGGCAGCATCTTCCcgaaaaaaaaattgttaggcAGCATCGTACGTTGCGACGCAAGCCTAATCACGAGCAAACATGAAACGTGTTCATCGTCGTACGTTACAGCATTTATTGTCGACCACAACTTCACAGACCAGAAAGGCCGCCACGCCATGTGAACCACCGGAATGAGCGCGACGCAACGATACAAGTTCAAATGCGACAAGCAATgatctttttttttttttgtaaAGTGACGCCGTCCTACAATGGCTAACTCATTTACTTAGTCGTGTCATAGATTTTCGTGTCGTGTATCTGTTTGAACAAACTTTCTTCGCGAAAACGATACCTAAAGCAAACTTTATAATTGGAAAAAGGAAGACGTGGCCAAAGAACTCACGATCTCATGGACTCCACACGCCGGCCGGCCTAATTGCGTGAAACATTTTACGTTCCTAAAACTGTCTGGCTCACCTGGAAGGCGACGGAGGCGAGGGGCGCGGCCATGCCACGGTAGAGC
This genomic interval carries:
- the LOC125527754 gene encoding mitochondrial arginine transporter BAC2 produces the protein MAAPLASVAFQNAMVFQVYAILSRSLDRRMSTSEPPSYTSVALAGVGTGALQTLILSPVELVKIRLQLEAAGRKRQGPVDMARDIMRREGLRGIYRGLTVTALRDAPSHGVYFWTYEYARERLHPGCRSTGQESLATMLVSGGLAGVASWVCCYPLDVVKSRLQAQTQTHPPSPRYRGVVDCFRQSVREEGLPVLWRGLGTAVARAFVVNGAIFSAYELALRFLVRNNGRQTLVMEEMKCHDH